Within the Telopea speciosissima isolate NSW1024214 ecotype Mountain lineage chromosome 4, Tspe_v1, whole genome shotgun sequence genome, the region agataaataatcTTACATTGAATCTGAATAGCCCGATATGAAAACTTATAGATACTTGGCACCCTCTTCTTAACAACTAGCTTTTAAGGAAGAACGAACATACCTCGAGGTGATCCCCAATATTAACAAGGAAAGAGTTGGGAAGGGAATTTACTTGGACCCACTTGCCCTTGTGTTGGATTTGAAGGCCACCAATGCAATTATCTATGAGGAGGGTCAAGAGACCATGGTCAGAATGAGGTGGCATTCCCATTGCAAGTTCTGGTTCCGGGCATGGTGGATACAGATTCCCAGCCAGAATCTGAAAACCTTTCTCCAGCTTCATTTCATTGTCAATGTAGTATTCTTGCAGTCCCAAGCTTTCAGATATCCCTTTCAGTAATTCTATTGCCACTTGTCTTGTTCTTTTGCAATATTTTGAGGAAATCTCCCTGTACAAGCAAGTCCAACCATCAAATTAGAATCTAACTTACCCTTGATTCACGGAAATACCCTTAATAGAGGATGTAAACGaaaattcggtcggatagtgtgGCATTATGATATTTCGATTATGTTTAGATGGATTCAGATAATATCTTATttgttttcggacggattcgaatagtttCGAGATAGGGATTTTTTGAGTATGGATTCTCTGAACGTtgattgaatacgaattttcaactatccgttgacatctttaccgttttattgatgagggttagggttgagacttgagagttcaactactatcctttcttctatttttcttagcttttgattttagtatgttttttacttttaattttatcttgtatttattttaatagatatgtgattccaaaTATCACAGtgtataaaataatataatatatataataaaaaatctagaaaaaagATCACATTATCTTAAAATGTTGGATTGTTAAACAAATTTGATAATAATTAGTTAGATAGGGACAGGGATtatcaaattcgtattcgattcgAACGGATTCGATGTCCATTctcctaaacagatacgaaaTTTTTGAACATTCGTTGACATCCTTAGTTAAATCATAACTGTATAGTTTATGAGTAATGATCACCTGAAACCGGGGGGCTTGCCTGGGGAATGAAACTCAGGATGTACGAACACCTTAAGAAAATCCCTCCAGAAGAACACCTTCTCCACCGAAGCATTGAAGCTGGTGCCACACCTGATCGGATCCGTTACGTGCTTCCCGGCATactccctcttctcctcctccgtCAGATCGAAGAATCTTTGGCATGCGTTCAGCATCTCTTCCCTCAGATTCTCCGGCACACCGTGATTTATAACCTACGATACACCAAATCCAACAATAATTCATTCAATTCGTCGTGCTTGGTTATGCAGGAGGAGCTAGTAACTGTTTTTCCTGAActtgtaaaattaaaattaccatGAAGAAGCCCCAATCTTGACAGGCTTTGCCGAGTTCATGAACGATCTTCGAGCGTTGATCAGGACTACCGGATGTAAGCAGGGAGAAATCAATGATGGGGAGCTCTTCTGTAACAACTTGGTCGTCGGAGAGATTGGTGGAGAAGATGTAGTTGGACGGGATGGAGGTGATCAGGGTGTTTGATTCTACTAATTCTTTGACGCAACTTATACTCATGGGAGGAGTTAAAGATGATGCCGATGAAGGGGTTTCAACAAGAATCTGAGATTTTGCAGCCATGAAGACGGATCAGAATTCCAGCAGCAGCAGATCGAAGAACTAGTGATTATTTATCAGAATGGAAGCAATGGAGAGTAAAGGTGATATATATCCGTTTCAAGTAGATTAGGTTGATGGGATATGGAAAGACACGTAGTAATCTGCCTTGTGGGGTTTATCTGTGCTGTTCATGGGAACTACTTATACCTAGGGATGTAAAAGGATCGGACTCGGCTCGGCTACAGATTGGATGTGATTGGAATCAAATATTCTCTGGTTGAATACAGATACttctaaatggattcggatgcggattgaatttgaatttttgatcattcgtttacatctctgccttgtgtaacccggacct harbors:
- the LOC122657310 gene encoding 2-oxoglutarate-dependent dioxygenase 19-like isoform X2, which translates into the protein MAAKSQILVETPSSASSLTPPMSISCVKELVESNTLITSIPSNYIFSTNLSDDQVVTEELPIIDFSLLTSGSPDQRSKIVHELGKACQDWGFFMVINHGVPENLREEMLNACQRFFDLTEEEKREYAGKHVTDPIRCGTSFNASVEKVFFWRDFLKVFVHPEFHSPGKPPGFSKRTRQVAIELLKGISESLGLQEYYIDNEMKLEKGFQILAGNLYPPCPEPELAMGMPPHSDHGLLTLLIDNCIGGLQIQHKGKWVQVNSLPNSFLVNIGDHLEILSNGKYKSVLHRAKVNDKTTRVSLAIAHGPSLDTVVSPAPELLNSESNKPAYSGMKYRDYMELQQGSVLNEKTSLDRVRVK
- the LOC122657310 gene encoding 2-oxoglutarate-dependent dioxygenase 19-like isoform X1; protein product: MAAKSQILVETPSSASSLTPPMSISCVKELVESNTLITSIPSNYIFSTNLSDDQVVTEELPIIDFSLLTSGSPDQRSKIVHELGKACQDWGFFMVINHGVPENLREEMLNACQRFFDLTEEEKREYAGKHVTDPIRCGTSFNASVEKVFFWRDFLKVFVHPEFHSPGKPPGFREISSKYCKRTRQVAIELLKGISESLGLQEYYIDNEMKLEKGFQILAGNLYPPCPEPELAMGMPPHSDHGLLTLLIDNCIGGLQIQHKGKWVQVNSLPNSFLVNIGDHLEILSNGKYKSVLHRAKVNDKTTRVSLAIAHGPSLDTVVSPAPELLNSESNKPAYSGMKYRDYMELQQGSVLNEKTSLDRVRVK